One window of the Tachypleus tridentatus isolate NWPU-2018 chromosome 10, ASM421037v1, whole genome shotgun sequence genome contains the following:
- the LOC143229675 gene encoding transcription initiation factor TFIID subunit 10-like: MEILGGTIQGASGSSSTVTDGISSSSGIPVIPTTSTTTSQGNASLLPSSGAIGGTVSSSSTAASGGDAKTAGQPLLDFMLQLEDYTPTIPDAVTSYYLNTAGLDTSDPRIVRLISLATQKFISDIANDALQHCKMRGAGQSKKTSKDKRYTLTMEDLNPALMEYGIHIKKPHYFV, translated from the exons a TGGAAATCTTGGGAGGAACTATTCAAGGTGCTTCTGGTAGTTCTAGCACAGTTACAGATGGTATCTCATCTTCATCTGGAATACCAGTTATACCTACAACTTCTACCACTACAAGCCAAGGAAATGCATCATTATTACCATCTAGTGGTGCAATAGGAGGAACAGTTTCTAGTAGCTCAACAGCAGCTTCTGGTGGAGATGCAAAGACAGCAGGACAACCTTTATTAGATTTTATGCTTCAACTTGAAGATTATACACCAACA ATTCCCGATGCTGTTACCTCATACTATTTGAATACAGCAGGACTGGATACATCTGATCCTCGCAT tgTACGTCTCATATCCCTGGCAACCCAAAAGTTTATTTCTGATATAGCCAATGATGCTTTACAACACTGTAAGATGAGAGGAGCTGGACAAAGTAAGAAGACAAGCAAG GACAAACGTTACACTCTTACAATGGAAGATCTTAATCCAGCTCTTATGGAATATGGAATTCATATTAAAAAACCTCATTATTTTGTTTGA